A window of the Cicer arietinum cultivar CDC Frontier isolate Library 1 chromosome 6, Cicar.CDCFrontier_v2.0, whole genome shotgun sequence genome harbors these coding sequences:
- the LOC101511140 gene encoding late embryogenesis abundant protein At1g64065-like → MAHTEREQFKSIAPNFISLSTHFSSPSAENQQQHMSEQQTIRIKKCIRWCGCITALFLLFVVIIIVLAFTVYNVKEPEVRMNGVTLISGNFSVNSNVNDNVTILADISVKNTNSFTFKYKAVRTHVYYNGVEIGGGLTPAGKSKARRTSRFNATMEIIAAKLVNNPKWIIDLRDQALNISSYTKMDGKVKILNLFKRKVGVELNCTSQYNITTGLITHGDNCVGYVNV, encoded by the coding sequence ATGGCTCATACAGAGAGGGAGCAATTCAAAAGCATAGCACCAAATTTCATATCATTATCAACTCATTTCAGCAGCCCAAGTGCAGAAAATCAACAGCAACACATGTCTGAACAACAAACAATTCGCATTAAAAAGTGTATACGTTGGTGTGGTTGTATCACTGCTCTGTTTTTATTATTCGTAGTCATAATTATTGTTCTAGCTTTCACCGTCTACAATGTCAAAGAACCTGAAGTTAGAATGAACGGTGTTACCCTTATAAGTGGAAATTTCAGCGTTAATAGTAACGTTAATGATAACGTTACTATTCTTGCTGATATTTCGGTGAAGAATACAAATTCATTCACTTTCAAGTACAAAGCAGTAAGAACACATGTTTATTATAATGGAGTTGAAATTGGAGGCGGTTTAACACCGGCAGGGAAATCTAAGGCTCGAAGAACATCAAGATTTAACGCAACGATGGAGATTATTGCGGCGAAGCTTGTGAATAATCCAAAATGGATCATAGATCTTAGAGATCAAGCTTTGAATATTAGCAGCTATACAAAGATGGATGGAAAggtgaaaattttgaatttgtttaagAGGAAAGTTGGAGTTGAATTAAATTGTACTAGTCAATATAATATCACTACTGGTTTAATTACACATGGTGATAATTGTGTGGGTTATGTTAATGTTTAG